Proteins encoded together in one Telopea speciosissima isolate NSW1024214 ecotype Mountain lineage chromosome 4, Tspe_v1, whole genome shotgun sequence window:
- the LOC122658216 gene encoding uncharacterized protein LOC122658216, with protein sequence MCAAEDVFFQGQILPLRLSVSSDGGMARIGQDSRNPSRCASRSESMDHGFTSSSRSSSIRSRNSNSSSSGSSVTTTITRKSGGYRERDLSRNNFHAHPSPRPQIWPTTAPPGNGGSRSRRSTAWGLFRPGLVRTPEIELHDLKLKVRNRNKSCESSSNIKNETKKRETKLMKTTTQSTRVRVFEGFTSGCKCSVSAVETVPSRFAIIKKVNVIEREENELKEEQQQQQLQQEQHKHGKQAMAHRRTFEWLKQLSLADLQQET encoded by the coding sequence ATGTGTGCTGCCGAGGATGTTTTCTTTCAAGGGCAGATCCTTCCGCTGCGACTCTCGGTCAGCTCCGACGGCGGAATGGCTCGGATCGGACAGGATAGTCGGAACCCTAGCAGGTGTGCTTCGAGATCAGAGTCCATGGATCATGGTTTCACCAGCAGCAGCAGGAGCAGTAGTATAAGAAGCCGTAACTCTAACTCATCCTCGAGTGGTAGCTCCGtaaccaccaccatcaccagaAAGAGTGGAggttacagggagagagatctgTCGCGAAATAATTTTCACGCTCACCCAAGCCCAAGACCGCAGATTTGGCCAACCACAGCTCCGCCTGGAAATGGTGGTAGTCGGAGCCGGAGATCGACGGCGTGGGGTCTTTTCCGACCGGGTTTAGTGCGAACGCCTGAGATTGAATTGCATGATCTAAAGCTAAAGGTTCGAAATCGGAATAAGAGTTGTGAGAGTAGCAGCAACATCAAGAATGAGACAAAGAAGCGGGAGACGAAATTGATGAAAACGACGACGCAGAGCACGAGGGTGAGGGTGTTTGAGGGGTTTACAAGTGGGTGTAAGTGTTCAGTGAGTGCAGTTGAAACAGTCCCTTCGAGGTTTGCTATTATTAAGAAGGTGAATGtgattgagagagaagagaacgaACTGAAagaagaacagcagcagcagcagttgcAGCAGGAGCAACACAAGCACGGGAAGCAAGCCATGGCCCACCGTCGAACCTTTGAGTGGTTAAAGCAACTTTCGTTGGCAGATCTGCAGCAGGAGACATAG
- the LOC122658215 gene encoding hydroquinone glucosyltransferase-like has translation MEAITHDEQAAHPHVILLPSPGIGHIIPLAELAKRLILHNFTVTFTIPNDGNPAKAQQDVLDALPKSINYIYLTPVDFSDLPKDAKLETLINQTTSRSLTSLRETLKFISATHTIVAMVVDSFSTDAFDVANELNIPPYLFFSADALLLSLTLHVPKMDEMYSGEYRDMPDPLKLPGCIPILPTDLTSPLQDRSNDAYKSCLYHYKRYRMAKGILLNSFDGVEGRAIKALNDGSDPTIPPVYPIGPLIRKGLKAGADDDDVECLRWLDHQPTGSVLFVSFGSGGTLSMEQLTELAFGLELSENKFLWVIKSPVQNKSNACYFNARSIQDPFAFLPEGFLERTKGRGLVVPSWAPQVRVLSHGSTGGFITHCGWNSILESVVHGVPFIAWPLFAEQRMNSQMLVEDLKVALKPKAEENGVVGRAEIAVTVKCLMEGDEGNRIRKQMRDLQATAEKVLCEDGYTPKSLLKVAQKWKTHVAI, from the coding sequence ATGGAAGCAATAACTCATGATGAACAAGCTGCTCATCCCCATGTTATCCTTCTACCCAGTCCAGGAATTGGCCATATCATTCCTCTCGCCGAGCTAGCCAAACGACTCATCCTCCACAACTTCACCGTCACCTTCACCATCCCAAACGACGGTAACCCAGCCAAAGCTCAGCAAGATGTCCTTGATGCCCTCCCTAAATCCATCAATTACATCTATCTCACACCTGTCGATTTCTCTGACCTACCCAAAGATGCCAAGCTTGAAACCCTCATCAACCAAACTACTTCTCGTTCCCTCACTTCTCTCCGTGAAACCTTAAAGTTCATTTCTGCAACTCATACCATCGTTGCCATGGTAGTTGATTCCTTCAGCACTGATGCTTTCGATGTGGCCAACGAACTCAATATTCCTCCATACCTTTTCTTCTCTGCTGATGCTCTGCTTCTTTCGTTGACACTCCATGTCCCAAAGATGGATGAGATGTACAGTGGAGAGTACCGAGACATGCCCGACCCACTCAAATTACCCGGGTGTATCCCGATTCTTCCAACCGATTTGACATCTCCATTGCAAGATAGGAGCAACGATGCCTACAAGTCGTGTCTCTACCACTACAAACGTTATAGGATGGCTAAGGGTATTCTGCTTAATAGCTTCGACGGCGTGGAAGGACGTGCTATCAAGGCTTTGAATGATGGGTCGGACCCAACCATCCCACCGGTTTACCCGATTGGACCACTCATCAGGAAGGGTTTGAAGGCTGGGgccgatgatgatgatgtggaaTGTCTGCGTTGGTTGGACCACCAGCCAACCGGTTCGGTTCTATTTGTGTCCTTTGGGAGTGGTGGGACCCTCTCCATGGAGCAACTAACCGAATTGGCCTTTGGATTGGAGCTGAGTGAGAACAAATTTTTATGGGTCATCAAGAGCCCAGTTCAAAACAAATCAAATGCTTGCTACTTTAATGCCCGAAGCATACAAGACCCATTTGCATTTCTGCCTGAGGGGTTCTTGGAGAGGACAAAAGGGAGGGGCTTAGTGGTGCCTTCATGGGCCCCTCAAGTACGAGTGCTTAGCCATGGTTCGACAGGAGGGTTCATCACCCATTGCGGGTGGAACTCAATCCTCGAGAGTGTGGTACATGGTGTGCCTTTTATTGCGTGGCCTCTCTTTGCAGAACAGAGGATGAACTCACAGATGTTGGTGGAGGATTTGAAGGTGGCACTCAAGCCCAAAGCAGAGGAAAATGGAGTAGTGGGACGAGCTGAGATTGCGGTCACTGTGAAATGCCTCatggaaggagatgaaggaaATAGAATTCGAAAGCAGATGAGAGACCTCCAGGCTACAGCAGAGAAGGTTCTCTGTGAGGATGGGTACACACCAAAATCACTGTTAAAGGTGGCACAAAAGTGGAAGACTcacgttgccatttga